The following are from one region of the Gossypium hirsutum isolate 1008001.06 chromosome D03, Gossypium_hirsutum_v2.1, whole genome shotgun sequence genome:
- the LOC107919034 gene encoding putative disease resistance protein RGA3 produces MQTFQMAGEMIAKGLLDATLHALVSEANSMATNQFSRIRNFKKDLKRLGESLEMMEAFLQDAEEMQTKKDAVKLWLQRLKDVADEAADILDEYDYEILRMKLKIRNQIRRKVLDFLSSNNSILFSLKMAKKIKDILETLDGLNRDASSFGLQQRATEHVSPVPRRSNVETFSVMDESTIVGRENDVSKVVDLLVNPKDEQVVSVVPIVGMAGLGKTALAKLVYDDLRVKRHFGVKSWVCVSDHFSVKKILGAMFEQLTGDRHTSMPENMNAMIMKLKERIEKDQSKYLLVLDDVWDVEKWEELQLCLKGVSTNGGNGIIVTTRIQDVASKVQALPNRRHQAGRLEDEECWSIIKQRALMDSPISHELELIGKEIAKQCRGVPLVAKLMGGIMCKIEMSPRAWSKNQRTDAWGSMESVLKLSFDHLSSPYVKKCFEYCAMFPKDYCFGKEELIQLWTAEGFLGSSMEMVDIGDQYLNELLSNSLFQDVKKDKFGNILTFKMHDLVHDLSLSVSKFDTLFFRENSTLTSAQCSHIRHLNVGCDGKLLPEILKKVAPHLHSLFSEIDVFKQLSISFTRLRVLKFVGANYVLELPDSLGELKHLRYLDISGTFIKALPKSTAKLYHLQTLRLLDLPRLTLPDGLENLISLTHLYFDSQEVQPNNIGNLTCLQTLPLFVVGSERGRSIKELGSLNELRGKLKICHLGGVRDKQEANGANLHRKEKLCKLIFDFEGSHSGGGYNCEEVMEGLQPHSNLQSLIVRNYEGESFPSWMLKPVGDSNTGLFLLNNLMELNFYDCINCESLPPLGQLHNLQFLELRNMKKVKHMGNEFYGNEGIDGMNKVIKVFPALKKFTLNGMANLKKWTAMAATKTIMFPCLVELNIWDCPMLKSVPLTGQCSSLEKLSIFDCKNLSKIGDGLSTSTCLKELALKNCPNLSWIPNLEGFSSLQNLSIDSCNELEALPITGRCSSLEKLSILDCEKLRKIGYGLSTSTCLKELELLWCPNLTSIPKLEGFSSIQNLSIDSCIKLEVLEISGGCSVFVKLSISKCKTLSKIGDRLFTYTCLKELNLEDCPNLSSIPNLKGFSCLQNLSIHTCNGLEVLPIFGACSSLEKLNIFGCEKLSKIGDGLSTSTCLKELGLKNCPNLSLIPNLEGFSYLQNISIDSCNGLEVLPIIGRCSSLEKLSISDCKKLSKIGDGLSTSTCLRELGLKNCPNLSWIPNLEGFSSLQNLSIDSCNELEVLPITGRCSSLEKLSIFYCEKLRKIGDKLSTFICLKELGLKNCPNLSWIPNLEGFSSLQDLSIDSCNEFEVLLVQEFQGIEGFPEWLGNLSSLWRLSLIGFGKLKSFPHQLQHLTALEDLTMSGFHEIEALPEWLGNLSSLKRLYLSGFRKLKSFPHQLQFLSTLKYLTIEEFQGIEAFPEWLGKLSSLRYLYLSGFGKLKSLPHQLQLPSALEDLTMSRFHEIEALPELLGNLSSLRRLHINSCNKLMYLPSVDVMRSLSKLKTIDILMCPQLETRCERESGPEWSKISHIPQIIFNGRRI; encoded by the exons atGCAAACCTTTCAGATGGCAGGAGAAATGATAGCAAAAGGTCTTTTAGATGCTACCCTACATGCACTAGTGTCTGAAGCGAATTCAATGGCCACTAACCAATTCAGCCGTATACGGAATTTCAAGAAGGATCTAAAAAGACTGGGAGAATCACTAGAAATGATGGAAGCTTTCTTGCAAGATGCAGAGGAAATGCAAACAAAGAAGGACGCAGTGAAGCTTTGGTTGCAGAGGCTCAAAGATGTTGCTGATGAGGCTGCTGATATCCTTGATGAGTATGACTATGAAATTCTCCGAATGAAACTGAAGATTCGGAACCAAATTCGAAGAAAGGTACTCGACTTCCTTTCTTCTAACAATTCCATTTTATTTAGTCTCAAGATGGCTAAAAAAATTAAGGACATCCTTGAAACACTGGATGGCCTTAACAGAGACGCCAGTTCATTTGGTCTTCAGCAGAGAGCTACAGAACATGTGTCTCCTGTACCTAGAAGATCAAATGTGGAGACGTTCTCTGTCATGGATGAATCGACCATTGTTGGAAGGGAAAATGATGTCTCAAAGGTGGTTGACCTGTTAGTCAATCCTAAAGATGAGCAGGTTGTTTCTGTTGTACCTATAGTAGGTATGGCAGGTCTTGGCAAAACTGCATTGGCAAAGCTGGTGTATGATGATCTGCGTGTGAAAAGGCATTTTGGTGTCAAATCCTGGGTCTGTGTTTCTGATCATTTTAGTGTCAAAAAGATTTTAGGAGCGATGTTTGAACAGCTTACTGGTGATAGACATACCTCAATGCCAGAAAATATGAATGCAATGATTATGAAGCTCAAGGAGAGGATAGAAAAGGATCAGAGCAAGTATCTTCTTGTCCTTGATGATGTCTGGGATGTTGAGAAATGGGAGGAACTACAGCTTTGTCTGAAAGGAGTTAGTACAAATGGTGGGAATGGAATTATTGTCACAACACGCATTCAAGATGTAGCATCAAAAGTGCAAGCCCTTCCAAATCGAAGGCATCAAGCAGGAAGACTAGAAGATGAAGAATGTTGGTCCATAATTAAACAACGAGCATTGATGGACTCTCCAATATCTCACGAATTAGAGTTAATTGGAAAGGAAATTGCTAAGCAATGTCGAGGAGTGCCGTTGGTAGCTAAACTTATGGGAGGGATAATGTGCAAAATTGAAATGAGTCCTCGCGCATGGTCGAAAAATCAAAGAACTGATGCATGGGGTTCAATGGAAAGTGTGTTAAAGTTAAGTTTCGATCACTTGTCTTCTCCATATGTGAAGAAGTGTTTTGAATACTGTGCCATGTTTCCTAAAGATTATTGCTTTGGGAAAGAGGAATTGATCCAACTGTGGACGGCTGAAGGATTTCTTGGCAGCTCTATGGAAATGGTAGATATTGGTGACCAATACTTGAATGAATTGTTATCAAATTCCTTATTTCAAGATGTCAAGAAGGACAAATTCGGGAATATTCTCACATTCAAGATGCACGACTTGGTGCATGATTTATCTTTGTCTGTGTCAAAGTTTGATACTTTGTTTTTTCGAGAAAATTCCACTCTCACCTCAGCTCAGTGTTCTCATATTCGTCATCTCAATGTTGGATGTGACGGGAAATTATTACCAGAAATCTTAAAGAAGGTAGCTCCACACTTACACTCACTGTTTTCTGAGATTGATGTGTTCAAGCAACTATCAATAAGCTTCACAAGATTACGAGTCCTAAAGTTTGTCGGTGCTAATTATGTTCTTGAGTTGCCAGATTCCCTTGGAGAATTGAAGCACTTGAGGTATTTGGACATCTCAGGGACCTTTATCAAAGCACTGCCTAAGTCCACAGCTAAACTTTACCATCTCCAAACATTAAGGCTCTTGGATTTGCCGAGACTCACCCTTCCAGATGGATTGGAAAATTTGATAAGCTTGACgcacttatattttgatagtcaAGAAGTTCAGCCAAATAATATTGGAAACCTAACTTGTCTTCAAACATTACCCCTATTTGTTGTGGGTTCAGAAAGGGGACGTTCGATTAAGGAGCTAGGATCCTTAAACGAACTGCGTGGAAAACTGAAGATATGCCATCTTGGGGGTGTTAGAGACAAACAAGAGGCTAATGGAGCAAATCTGCACCGTAAAGAaaaattatgcaagttgatatttGATTTTGAAGGGAGTCACAGTGGGGGTGGTTATAACTGTGAAGAAGTGATGGAAGGTCTCCAACCTCACTCAAATTTGCAAAGCTTAATTGTTAGGAATTATGAAGGTGAAAGCTTTCCCTCATGGATGTTAAAACCTGTTGGTGATTCTAATACTGGTTTGTTTTTGCTTAACAATTTGATGGAGCTGAATTTTTACGATTGCATCAACTGTGAAAGTCTTCCACCTCTGGGCCAATTGCACAATCTCCAGTTTCTTGAGTTGAGAAATATGAAGAAAGTGAAACACATGGGTAATGAATTTTATGGCAACGAAGGTATTGATGGTATGAATAAGGTGATCAAGGTGTTTCCTGCATTGAAAAAATTCACCTTAAATGGGATGGCAAATCTTAAAAAATGGACAGCAATGGCGGCGACAAAGACGATCATGTTTCCTTGCTTGGTGGAGCTGAATATTTGGGATTGTCCCATGTTGAAAAGTGTTCCACTTACGGGACAATGTTCATCTCTTGAAAAGCTTAGCATTTTCGATTGCAAAAACTTAAGCAAGATTGGAGACGGATTATCTACCTCCACTTGTCTCAAAGAATTAGCTCTAAAGAATTGTCCTAATTTAAGTTGGATTCCAAATTTGGAAGGATTTTCCTCTCTTCAAAATCTGTCAATTGATAGCTGCAATGAATTGGAAGCTCTTCCAATAACTGGGAGGTGTTCATCTCTTGAAAAGCTTAGCATTCTCGATTGCGAGAAATTAAGAAAGATTGGGTACGGTTTATCTACCTCCACTTGTCTTAAAGAATTAGAGCTATTGTGGTGTCCTAATTTaacttccattccaaaattggaAGGATTTTCGTCTATTCAGAATCTGTCAATTGATAGCTGCATCAAATTGGAAGTTCTTGAGATATCCGGAGGATGTTCAGTTTTTGTAAAGCTTAGCATTTCCAAGTGTAAAACATTATCCAAGATTGGAGACAGATTATTTACCTACACTTGTCTCAAAGAATTAAATCTAGAAGATTGTCCTAATTTAAGTTCGATTCCAAATTTGAAAGGATTTTCGTGTCTCcaaaatctgtcaattcataccTGCAACGGATTGGAAGTTCTTCCGATATTTGGAGCATGCTCATCTCTTGAAAAGCTTAACATTTTCGGTTGCGAAAAATTAAGCAAGATTGGAGACGGATTATCTACCTCCACTTGTCTCAAAGAATTAGGTCTAAAGAATTGTCctaatttaagtttaattccaaatttagaaGGATTTTCCTATCTTCAAAATATCTCGATTGATAGCTGCAACGGATTGGAAGTTCTTCCAATAATTGGAAGGTGTTCATCTCTCGAAAAGCTTAGCATTTCCGATTGCAAAAAATTAAGCAAGATTGGAGACGGATTATCTACCTCTACTTGTCTCAGAGAATTAGGTCTAAAGAATTGTCCTAATTTAAGTTGGATTCCAAATTTGGAAGGATTTTCCTCTCTTCAAAATCTGTCAATTGATAGCTGCAACGAATTGGAAGTTCTTCCGATAACTGGAAGGTGTTCATCTCTTGAAAAGCTCAGCATTTTCTATTGTGAAAAACTAAGAAAGATTGGAGACAAATTATCTACCTTCATTTGTCTCAAGGAATTAGGTCTAAAGAATTGTCCTAATTTAAGTTGGATTCCAAATTTGGAAGGATTTTCCTCTCTTCAAGATCTGTCAATTGATAGCTGCAATGAATTTGAAGTTCTTCTGGTACAAGAGTTTCAAGGAATAGAAGGCTTTCCTGAGTGGTTGGGAAATCTCTCTTCTCTATGGCGTCTAAGTTTGATTGGTTTTGGAAAGCTAAAGAGTTTTCCTCACCAACTTCAACACCTCACTGCCCTTGAAGATTTGACTATGTCGGGGTTTCATGAAATAGAAGCCTTGCCAGAGTGGCTGGGAAATCTCTCTTCTCTAAAGCGTCTATATTTGAGTGGTTTTCGAAAGTTAAAGAGTTTTCCTCACCAACTTCAATTCCTTTCTACCCTTAAATATTTGACTATAGAAGAGTTTCAAGGAATAGAAGCCTTTCCGGAGTGGTTGGGAAAGCTTTCTTCGCTAAGGTATCTATATTTGAGTGGTTTTGGAAAGCTAAAGAGCCTTCCTCACCAACTTCAACTCCCCAGTGCCCTTGAAGATTTGACTATGTCGAGGTTTCATGAAATAGAAGCCTTGCCAGAGTTGTTGGGAAATCTCTCTTCCCTAAGGCGTCTGCATATCAATTCATGCAATAAACTCATGTACCTGCCTTCTGTAGATGTTATGCGAAGCCTCTCCAAATTAAAAACAATTGACATTTTGATGTGTCCTCAATTAGAGACAAGATGTGAGAGGGAGAGTGGCCCTGAATGGTCCAAGATTTCCCACATTCCACAAATAATTTTTAATGGTCGGAG GATCTAG
- the LOC121215602 gene encoding putative disease resistance protein RGA3 isoform X2, whose protein sequence is MAKKIKDILETLDGLNKDTSSFGLQQRATEHVSPVPRRSNVETFSVMDDSTIVGRENDVSKVVDLLVNPKDKQVVSVVPIVGMAGLGKTALAKLVYDLRVKRHFDVKSWVFVSDHFDVKKILGAMFEQLTGDRHTSMPENMDAMMMKLKEKIEQAKGEKDQIKYLLVLDDVWDVKKWEDLKLCLKGINTNGGNGVIVTTRKEDVAITMQALSDQRHQPGRLEDEECWSVIKQLALTPSPMSHD, encoded by the coding sequence ATGGCTAAAAAAATTAAGGACATCCTTGAAACACTGGATGGCCTTAACAAAGACACCAGTTCATTTGGTCTTCAGCAGAGAGCTACAGAACATGTGTCTCCTGTACCTAGAAGATCAAATGTCGAGACGTTCTCTGTCATGGATGACTCGACCATTGTTGGAAGGGAAAATGATGTCTCAAAGGTGGTTGACCTGTTAGTCAATCCTAAAGATAAGCAGGTTGTTTCTGTTGTACCCATTGTAGGTATGGCAGGTCTTGGCAAAACTGCATTGGCAAAGCTGGTGTATGATCTGCGTGTGAAAAGGCATTTTGATGTCAAATCCTGGGTCTTTGTTTCTGATCATTTTGATGTCAAAAAGATTTTAGGGGCGATGTTTGAACAGCTTACTGGTGATAGACATACCTCAATGCCAGAAAATATGGATGCAATGATGATGAAGCTCAAGGAGAAGATTGAACAGGCCAAAGGAGAAAAAGATCAGATCAAGTATCTTCTTGTACTTGATGATGTGTGGGATGTTAAGAAATGGGAGGATCTAAAGCTCTGTCTGAAAGGAATCAATACAAATGGCGGGAATGGAGTTATTGTGACAACACGCAAAGAAGATGTAGCAATAACAATGCAAGCACTTTCGGATCAAAGGCATCAACCAGGAAGGCTAGAAGATGAAGAATGCTGGTCCGTAATTAAACAACTAGCATTGACACCCTCTCCAATGTCTCACGATTGA
- the LOC121215602 gene encoding putative disease resistance protein RGA4 isoform X1, protein MFPKDYCFETEELKQLWMAEGFLGSPMAMVDIGDKYLNELLSNSLFQDVEKEKFGNILTFKMHDSVHDLSLSVSKFDTLFFQENSSLTSKECSHIRHLNVGCDGESLPEILTAVAPKLYSLFSEIDVFKKLSKSFTRLRVLKFVGAANICELPDSLGELKHLRYLDISWTSIEALPKSTTKLYNLQTLRLLGLLRLTFPDELEKLISLKHLYFNRKELQPVNIGNLTWLQTLPIFIVGSERGCSIKELESLNKLCGELEIHHLEGVRDKQEASGANLHRKEKLCKVIFDFEGCDSGSSGYNSEEVMEGLQPHSNLQSLTVSD, encoded by the coding sequence ATGTTTCCTAAAGATTATTGCTTTGAAACAGAGGAATTGAAGCAACTGTGGATGGCTGAAGGATTTCTTGGCAGCCCTATGGCAATGGTGGATATTGGTGACAAATACTTGAATGAGTTGTTATCAAATTCCTTATTTCAAGATGTCGAGAAGGAAAAATTCGGGAATATTCTCACATTCAAGATGCACGACTCGGTGCATGATTTATCTTTGTCTGTGTCAAAGTTTGATACTTTGTTTTTTCAAGAGAATTCCAGTCTCACCTCAAAAGAGTGTTCTCATATTCGTCATCTCAATGTTGGGTGCGATGGGGAATCATTACCAGAAATTTTAACAGCGGTTGCTCCGAAATTATACTCGTTGTTTTCAGAGATTGATGTGTTCAAGAAACTATCAAAAAGCTTCACAAGATTAAGAGTCCTAAAGTTTGTTGGCGCTGCTAATATTTGTGAGTTGCCAGATTCCCTTGGAGAATTAAAGCACTTGAGGTATTTGGACATCTCATGGACTTCTATTGAAGCACTGCCCAAGTCCACAACCAAACTTTACAATCTACAAACATTGAGGCTCTTGGGTTTACTGAGACTCACCTTTCCGGATGAATTGGAAAAGTTGATAAGCTTGAAGCActtatattttaatagaaaagaaCTTCAGCCAGTTAATATTGGAAACCTAACTTGGCTTCAAACATTACCCATATTTATTGTGGGATCAGAAAGGGGATGTTCAATTAAGGAGTTAGAATCCCTAAACAAACTGTGTGGAGAACTGGAGATACACCATCTTGAGGGTGTTAGAGACAAACAAGAGGCTAGTGGAGCAAATCTGCACCGTAAAGAAAAATTATGCAAGGTGATATTTGATTTTGAAGGGTGTGATAGTGGGAGTAGTGGTTATAACAGTGAGGAAGTGATGGAAGGTCTCCAACCACACTCAAATTTGCAAAGCTTAACTGTTTCGGATTAG
- the LOC107919159 gene encoding putative disease resistance protein RGA3 gives MAGTLITEAVLGAFLEGAVSKANSIVTNQISRIWNFKKELRRLGDSLEMMNAFLQDAEKKQTKMDAVKLWLQRLKDVAEEAADVLDEFDYEILRRKLKIRSQIRRKLVDFLSSNNSILFRLKMAKKIKDILETLEVVNREANEFGLQQRATEHVSPRRSNVETFSVMDDSPIVGRENDVSKVVDLLVNPKGEQVVSVVPIVGMAGLGKTALAKLVYDDLRVKSHFDVKSWVCVSDHFDVKKILGAMFEQLTGDRHTSMPENMDAMIMKLKEKIERAKGEKDQIKYLLVLDDVWDVEKWEDLKLCLKGISTNGGNGVIVTTRKEDVASTVQALSDQRQQPGRLEDEECWSIIKQLALTPSPMSHDLERIGKDIAKQCRGVPLVAKVIGGTMSKERSRSTWLEIQESGVWSSADSVLKVLKLSFDRLTSSSLKKCFAYCAMFPKDYCFETEELKQLWMAEGFLC, from the coding sequence ATGGCAGGAACATTGATAACAGAAGCTGTTTTGGGTGCTTTTTTGGAAGGAGCGGTGTCTAAAGCGAATTCAATTGTCACTAACCAAATCAGCCGTATATGGAATTTCAAGAAGGAGCTGAGAAGACTGGGTGACTCACTAGAAATGATGAACGCTTTCTTGCAAGATGCGGAGAAAAAGCAAACAAAGATGGACGCAGTGAAGCTTTGGTTGCAGAGGCTCAAAGATGTTGCTGAAGAGGCTGCTGATGTCCTTGATGAGTTTGACTATGAAATTCTCCGAAGGAAACTGAAGATTCGGAGCCAAATTCGAAGGAAGTTAGTCGACTTCCTTTCTTCTAACAATTCCATTTTATTTCGTCTCAAGATGGCTAAAAAAATTAAGGACATCCTTGAAACACTGGAGGTCGTTAACAGAGAGGCCAACGAATTTGGTCTTCAGCAGAGAGCTACAGAACATGTGTCTCCTAGAAGATCAAATGTGGAGACGTTCTCTGTCATGGATGACTCGCCCATTGTTGGAAGGGAAAATGATGTCTCAAAGGTGGTTGACCTGTTAGTCAATCCTAAAGGTGAGCAGGTTGTTTCTGTTGTACCTATAGTAGGTATGGCAGGTCTTGGCAAAACTGCATTGGCAAAGCTGGTGTATGATGATCTGCGTGTGAAATCGCATTTTGATGTCAAATCCTGGGTCTGTGTTTCTGATCATTTTGATGTCAAAAAGATTTTAGGGGCGATGTTTGAACAGCTTACTGGTGATAGACATACCTCAATGCCAGAAAATATGGATGCAATGATTATGAAGCTCAAGGAGAAGATTGAACGGGCCAAAGGAGAAAAAGATCAGATCAAGTATCTTCTTGTACTTGATGATGTGTGGGATGTTGAGAAATGGGAGGATCTAAAGCTTTGTCTGAAAGGAATCAGTACAAATGGCGGGAATGGAGTTATTGTGACAACACGCAAAGAAGATGTAGCATCAACAGTGCAAGCACTTTCGGATCAAAGGCAACAACCAGGAAGACTAGAAGATGAAGAATGCTGGTCCATAATTAAACAACTAGCATTGACACCGTCTCCAATGTCTCACGATTTAGAGCGTATTGGAAAGGATATTGCTAAGCAGTGTCGAGGTGTGCCATTGGTAGCTAAAGTTATTGGAGGGACAATGAGCAAAGAAAGGAGTCGCAGCACATGGTTGGAAATTCAAGAAAGTGGAGTATGGAGTTCAGCGGACAGTGTGTTAAAAGTGTTAAAATTAAGTTTTGATCGCTTGACTTCTTCATCTTTGAAGAAGTGTTTTGCGTACTGTGCCATGTTCCCTAAAGATTATTGCTTTGAAACAGAGGAATTGAAGCAACTGTGGATGGCTGAAGGATTtctttgttga